The DNA region GAAGTTGTAAAGGGCCGGGTTTCCCGCCGTCCCAGTCCCCTATACCCCAAGAGCCAACTGGCTTGCACTCAACGGCGTTACAAACGGACCAAGCGGAAAACTCTGTTCCCTTTAGGTTGATTTGGAACTCCCCGGTGAGCACTAAAAAAAGGAGCGCGACCCGGCGCTCCCTTTTTAAGTACCCCGTAAAGTCACCAGATCATTATGGGCCTTTGCGGCCATTTGTCAACCTCGAATGGGGATGATCGGGGGATCCACCTCACCTCAGCACGAATATGGCCCCGGCCCCTATGGCCACCCCAAGGGCGAGGAGCGCCAAGAGCGCGGCGATGCGGATCAGGATCGTGGTGGGGGAGGCGGGTAGCAGGGACCTTACGTTGGGCATCGAAGGCCTTGGCAGCCTTAACCCACCAAGAAGCCCCTTTATCCTGTCCATCACCCCTGCGGCGGACCCCTGACGGGGATCCACCTCCTCGGGGCCCGAGGATGCATCAGCCCCCTCCTGGGCCGGGGTCATCTCCTCCATCGCCTCCGCCGATGAGGCCTCCGTGAGGGCCTGATCCAGTTCCGGTGCGGCATCTGGCGCCTCCAGGCGGTCGCCATCCTCAAAGTTCTCCACCTGCGGGGCACCGGATAGGATCCTGTCAATCTCCTCGGCGGAGGGCTCGTCGGCCTTTGGGCCCTCCGGGAGGGTCGCTTCCTGCCCCAGATCCTCCGGTAGCTCACCTTGATCGTCGGCCTCCGGGATGGGGAGGTCCTCCGGTTCCTGGGCGATGGCGGATCTCCTGGGGGCGGTGGATGCGTCGGCGCCGCAGGAGGCGCAGAACATGGCGTGCCCCTCGTTCAGCTCACCGCAGCTTGGGCAGACCTTGGGGTCCGGGTCCTTCACCCCCTCCGCGGCCAGAGGGGAACCGCACAGGATGCAGAACCTGGCGCTGGAGGAGTTGTTGTAGCCGCAGCTACTGCAAAGCATCTGAATCACCTCCCGGGGAGGGCATGACTGGCTTCCCCTATGTTAGCACAGGAAGAAGTATTATAATTATTTAAAACCCATGGAGGTGATGACCCGGTGGGAGAGGACAGGAAGGATAGGCGAGGCTACAGGAGCTGGGATTTTCTTAAGGGACTGGGGGAGGATCACTTGGAGGGGGCCCTTGGCTTCATGTCCCGCTGCAAGACCGAGCGGGAGGCGGTGAGGCATCTGGCCTCCGCCCTTGCCCAGGCGGGCTTCGGCCAGGATGGCCAGGTGACCCAGCGGGGCACCTTCGTAAACCTTAAGGGTCGGGCCATCGGCGCCTACAGGCCCGGCAGGCGTCCCGCTCGGGAGGGGGTCAGGATCGTGGCATCTCACGGGGACTCCCCCAGGATAGATATAAAGCCCAAGCCCCTCTACGAGGACAAGGGGCTCCTCATGGGGGACTGCCACTACTACGGGGGCATAAAGCAGTACCAGTGGGTCAACGTGCCCCTGGAGCTGAGGGGAGAGGTGCACCTCAAGGACGGCACGGCGGTGGAGCTGGACGGATCCCAGTTCCGGCTAGTGATCCCCGATCTGGCCCCCCATCTGGACAGGAACATGGACGCCCGCAAGGCCAGCGAGACCATAAAGGGGGAGGACCTGGACGTGATCCTGGGCCATCGTCCCGGGGATAGCGACGTCAAGGGGGCGGTGCTGGGGCTCCTCAAGGACCGTTACGGGTTCGGCGAGGAGGATCTGGTCTCCGCGGACCTGGCCCTGGTGCCTCAGGGGGACGCGTTTCTGGGGGGCGTGGACGGTTCGCTCCTCATATCCTACGGGCTGGACGATAGGATCTGCACCTACACCTCCTTCGAGGCCTTCATGGGGGCCCGGGACCTGGAGCAGGGGGCGGTCTTCCTGTGCCTGGATCGGGAGGAGATAGGTAGCGAGGGGGTAGGGGGTGCCCAGGGGGCGCTGATCCGGCTCCTCCTTTCCTACGTCCTGGAGGCGGAGGGGGCCTCGGGGCCCTTCGATCTGGAAAGGGCCCTGGCGGCGTCGGAGGCCATAAGCGCCGACGTGACCGAGGCCTACAACCCCATGTACAAGGACGCCTTCGACCATAACCAGTTGCCGGTGGCGGGGGACGGGCCCGCCATGATGAAGTTCACCGGCGTGAAGGGCAAGTACGACGCCAGCGAGAGCCGGGGGGAGTTCGTGGCCCGGGTCCGCGCCAGGCTGTACGGAGCCTCGGTGCCCTGGCAGGTGGGGAGCCTTGGCAAGGTGGGAACCGGTGGAGGCGGCACGGTGGCCAAGTACCTGGCCCGGTACGGCATGGACGTGCTGGACCTGGGGCCCGCAGTCATCTCCCTGCACGCCCCCTATGAGATAATGAGCGCCGCGGACGTGACCGCCACGGTGGCGGCCTACCGGGCGTTCTACGAGAGGTGATCCGCCGGGGCGGACCGTCCAGGTCCGCCCCGATTCGGCCCATTGCTTATAAGGGGGGATTCGCATTACCGGTCTCATCCTGGCGTCCATGCTCATCCTGAAGGACGTTCAGCTCCACTACGAGGTCCACGGCTCCGAGGGGCCACCGTTGCTCATGATCGCCGGGCTCGCCTCCGACGTCTCCAGCTGGCAGTCGGTGTTGCCGGAGCTCTCCAAGCGCTTCCGGGTCATCCTGGTGGACAACCGGGGGGTGGGCAGATCCAAGCCGGAGGACCCGGAGATATCCATAGGCCTCATGGCGGACGATTGCGCCGCCCTCATAGACCACCTGGGCTATGGACCGGTGCACGTGTTGGGCCACTCCATGGGGGGCATGGTGGCCATGGACCTGGCCATCCGGCATCCCCAGAAGGCGAGGAGCCTGGTGCTGGCCGCCACCGGGGATCGGGTATCGGGGCGCAACGCCATGCTCTTCTCGGACCTGGCGGACCGGTACGACCGAGGAGGGGACCTGTCGGACTTTTACCGGACCATCCTCTACTGGATCTTATCTCCTCCCTTCTTCGAGGACCGGGGGATGGTCGATGAGGCGGTGGACTACCTGTTGGCCTACCCGTATAAGCAGTCCCCCCGTTCATTCCGGGGACAGGTGGAGGCCATAACGTCCTTCCGGGGGCTGGACCTTGGGAGGATCCAGTGCCCCACCCTGGTTTTGGCGGGGGAGCGGGACCTGCTCTTCCCCCTGGAGGAGGCCAGGGATCTGGCCCGCCGGTTGAGGGGCGCCCAGATCCGGGTCCTGGCCGGGGCGGCCCACTCGGTCCACGAGGAGAGGCCCGCGGAGTTCGTGGCGGCAGTGGAGGGTTTCATCAAGGGGGTGGACAGGTGAACATAAGGAAGTACATATACGTGGACTACGAGAACCTGCCGGGCGTCCAGCTGGAGAGCATAGACGACGCCAAGATCTTCATCTTTCTCGGGGAGAACCAGAAGAAGATCCCAGCGGAGACCATAAAGAGGATCCAGCCCATGGGCGACCGGGTGGAGTGGATAACCATAAGCGGCGTGGGGCGCAACGCCTTGGATTTCCACATCGCCTACTACCTGGCCAGGAACCACAAGGACCCATCCGCCTGTCACTACATAGTCTCCATGGACGCGGGGTACGACCCGCTGATCAGACACGTGGCCACCTTCGGCCAGCGGGTCAAGCGGATAATAAGCCTGGAGGACATAAAGGAGAGGCCCGCCCTCCGAGAGGACCTGGTGCCCAAGTACGGCAAGGTGAAGGAGATCCTCAGGAAGCAGGACAAGTCCCGGCGGCCCAAGTCCAGGAAGACCCTGGCGTCCAGCATCGAGACCCTCTTCCAGGGGCAGGTAAGCAAGGAGGACGTGGAGCTAATGGTGGAGCACCTCTTCCGGGAGAGGTTCATGGAGGAGAAGAACCGGCGGATAACCTACCTTGACTGACGGGGTGGGGGAGGCCCCACCCCGCTCAGGCTCAGCTGAAGCTCACCCTGGGGGCGCTCCTCTCCGCCGGATCCTCCAGCTGGAAGAAGTCCCTCTTGCCGTAGCCCATCATCCGGGCCACCAGGAGGCTCGGGAATGCGTCCACCATGATGTTGTAGTCCCTGACGGTGCCGTTGTAGTACCGCCGGGCCAGCTGGATGTCGTTCTCCAGCTCCCCCAGCGTTCGCTGGAGCTCCGTGAAGTTCTCCGACGCCCGAAGCTGGGGATAAGCCTCTGCCACGGCGAAAAGGGTCCTCAGCGTCTGGGTAAGCCCGTTCTCCACCTGGGCCCGCTCGCTCACCGACGAGGCGGACGTGAGTTGGTTGCGCAGCCGGGCCACCTCTTCGAAGATCTCCCGCTCGTGGGCCGCGTAGCCCTTGACGGTCTCCACCAGGTTGCCCACCAGGTCCCATCGCCTCTTGAGCTGCACGTCCACCCCGCTCCAGGCCTCGTCCACCATGTTCCTCAGTTTGACGAAGCGGTTGTATATTCCCAGGAACCACAGGAGCAGAACCCCTAAAACCCCCAATGCGATCAGAAGGACCATGTCCAACCTCCTCTCCAGTATCCTTGATCCTTTATCTCCTACCATCCACCCCCGCCGCCGCCACCTCCCCCTCCGCCGGATGAGCCCCCACCCCCGAAGCCCGAGGACGACCCAGGCGGGGTGGAGGCGGATGCGATGGAGGACGCCAGGCCACTGGACAGGGACTCCCCGAAGTCCCTGCCCAGGTCCATCAGGTTCCCATGATACCAGAGGGGAACGTAGGCGTGGGATACCTCACCCCTGCTGGCCGCCTCCTGGGCCATCTGGGAGAACCTCTCGGACCAGCGGTTCTCCACGTCCAGCGCCATGGCGTAGGGAAGGTACGACTCGAAGGTCTGAAGGCTCATCTCCGGCGGGTTGAGCCGATCCAGCCGGTCCTTCTCGGTTATGGCCAGGAACATCTTGAACCCCTCCAGCTCGTCCATCAGCCTTCGTCCCTCCCGGGTGGGGGCCTTCATCAGCCCCTTGAAGACCCCGCACAGGGTCCCAAGGAGGATGATCTGCCCGGTGGGTACCGGCCCGAGCACCGATTGCAGGATGTAGATGCCGAAGAGCTCCCCTGCAAGGAATGGGAGGAAGAATAACGTCAGGAACAGGGCCTTGAAAAAGGACCTGAAGGACCGGTAGCTGCGGAAGCCCCTCCAGGCGCCGATCACGTTCATACCCAGCACCATGATCCCCACGGTCCAGCCGGTTAGCCAGAGTCCCATGAAGAGCCCAAGCCCCTCCTGGACGTCCAGGGCGCTCGCCATGATGGCTCCCACGGACAGAAGGCTGAGCAGGACCCCCCCTAGCCAGGGAAGGGTGTTGGACCTGTAATAGGTACCCTCCAGCTGGTCCTCCGCCAGACCCTTCAGGGCGGTTAGGGCGTTCCTGAGCCGCTGGTGCTCCCCCTGAACCAGGGATATCTCCTTGGTCCCCATGGTGAAGAGGTTGGCCAGCACCACCGCCAGTTCCCTGGGCAGGCTCCTCATGTCCTCCGCCTTTAGGGTTATCAGGTAGTTCCTGCCCGCCCGGTCGATGGTCACGAACCCCTTGACCGCCGCGTCCACGATGGCACAGGCCAGACACTTGTGATCGAACCCCATCCGTATCAGGGCCCTGGCCATTGGAGGGGAGAGCCCCTCCGGGGGGTAGAAGCGGGGGATTACGGTCCCCCTTTCCGGATCCCTGCCCACCCGGTACCAGGTGATGAAGAGGAAACCCACCGCCAGGGCCCCTAGGGCGTAGCTCAAGGCCCGCCAGAGCCGGGCGGTGAGCCCAAGGACCTTAGGGGGCACGTTGCGGACGATCCCCTTGGGAAATGCGGCCGCCACCGTGAGCCCCTCGTAGGGGCCCAGGGGCTTGGTGGTCCAGAAGAGGGCGCTACCGTCGTCGTCAATCTTGAACTTGGCGTCCCTGCCGGTGCTCCCCATGGGGCCAGTGAAGGCGTCCAGCTTGGTGAAGTGGCCTCCCTTGGGCAGGTATATCCTGCAGGCGGCGGAGGCTATGGGGAGGGCCCAGCCGTTGCCAGTCACGTTCCAGTAGATCTCGTCGTGCCGATCGAAGAAGCCCACCTGCCTTGCGGTCCTGTAGGTCACGTCGTAGCGGTACCGTCCCGGCGGCAGGATCACGTCCTTGGACCCTATGTAGACCCTCACGCCGTTGCTGACCCCCTCGGTGTGCCAGGCCTCCGGCTTGCCGTCCCGGAACACCCTCTCCACCTTGAAGGGGACCCGAACGGTCCTGCCCTCCCGATCCCGGTAGGTGGTGGGGAAGTCCCTGTATATGCCGCGCCTTATCAGGTTTCCCTCCGCCCGGACCACGATGGTCTCCGTGACGGTCAGCTCCCCCTTCTCGGATATCCTGACAAGGCTGCCGAAGCTCAGTATGGCCTCCGACGCCACCGCCATGGACCCAAAACCCAGAACTGCCGCCAGGGCCAACCCCAGGATCATCGCTCCGAAGGATCTCCTCATCCAATCACCCCCCACGGGGCCAGGACCCCGCGTTTCGAGCCTTCATTATATCGCCACTACGCAATGTGGCGATATGGATTCTTGAAATATAATCCAGGGGAAGCGATCGATTTAGGGGGGTGTTCTTCTTGGCCACCATGAAGGACGTGGCGGCCCTGGCGGGGGTGGACAAGGGGACCGTCAGCCGGGTGCTGAACGGGGATCCGAGGATATCCGCCGCCACAGCCGAGAGGGTGTGGGAGGCGGTGAGGGCCCTCAACTATAGGCCCGACAAGGTGGCCAGCGGGCTATCCCGAGGCACCAGCGGGCTCGTGGCGCTGGTGCTGGCCAACGCTTCCGCCTGGTGGGTGGGGCCTCTCCTGGAGGGGATGGCCCGGTCTTTGGGATTGAAGGGCAGGGGGATCCTGGTATTGGGACAGGGCTGGTTTCGGTCGATCCCGGAGGAGCTGGCATCCCGCCGGGTGGACGGGGCGGTTTGGATGGGTCCCGTGGAGGGGGAGGTGGAGGTGTCGTTCCCGTTGGTGTGCTGGGGGCTGGATGTGGGGCCCCACTCGGTGGGTTTCTCGCTGGACCGGCTCCAAGGATCCATCCTGGAGGCGGTGGGCCCCTTCCGCTACGTGGGTTACGGCTGGAGCCCCTTCTCCCAGCTGGAGGGGGCGGCGGACCCCTCCGCCTCGGCGGCGGTGGTGGACCTGGCGTCCGGACCGTTTCCGCCGGGGCAGGTCCTGGGGGGAGATGTGGTCCTCTGCGGCCCCCCGCCGGGGGTGCGGGGGAGGCTGTGGGTTCCCTTCAGCCCCATGGAGGTGGGGACCGCGTTGGGCCGGACGCTTCTCCTGGCAAGCAGGGCTAGCGCCCGGCCCCTCCGGGTGAGGCTGGAGGCGAGGCTGGAGGCTCAAGGCTAGGCCCCGGGCCTACTTCATCCTCTGGTTTATCTCCGTCAGTGTGACCCGGGTCAGCTCCGATCGGGGCAGAAGCTTAAGGATCTCCCAGCCTATGTCCAGCGACTCGGATATGTCCCGGTCCTCCTCCTGTCCCTGGCGAAGGAACCTCTCCTCGAAGGCGGTGCCGAAGGTTAGGGACTGCTTGTCCGCCGGGGAGAGCTCCTCCTCCCCAACCACCGACGCCAGGGCCCTCACGTCCTGGACCCGGCTGTAGGATGCGAAGAGCTGGCTCGCCAGGTTTGGGTGGTCCTCCCGGGTGTACCCCTTGCCTATGCCGTCCTTCATCAGCCTGGACAGGCTGGTCAGCACGTCTATGGGGGGGTATATGCCCTTGGAGTTAAGCTCCCGGGAGAGCACTATCTGTCCCTCGGTTATGAAGCCCGTTAGGTCCGGGATCGGGTGGGTGATGTCGTCATTGGGCATGGTAAGGATGGGCAGCTGGGTAACGCTGCCGGGCCTGTCCTTGAGCACCCCCGCCCGCTCGTAGAGGCTCGCCAGGTCGCTGTAGAGGTACGAGGGGTACCCCTTTCGGCTGGGAACCTCCCCGGCGGCCACCCCTAGCTCCCTCAGGGCCTCGCAGTAGTTGGTCATGTCGGTTATTATCACCAGCACGTGCATCCCCAGCTCGAAGGCCAGGTACTCTGCGGTGGTCAGCGCCATCCTGGGGGTGGCTATCCGTTCGATGACCGGATCGTCCGCCAGGTTGAGGAACGTAACCATGTTGGCGTTTCTGCCCCGCTGGGACAGCTCCCTCATGAAGAAGGCCGCGTCGTCGTGCTTTATGCCTATGCCGGCGAAGCACACCGCGAAGCTCTCGTCCCCCACAATCCTGGACTGGGTTGCTATCTGGACCGCCAGACGGTTGTGGGGGAGCCCGTTGCCGGAGAAGATGGGCAGCTTCTGGCCCCTTATCAGGGTCGTCAGGGTGTCTATGGCGGATATGCCGGTGTGGATGAAGTTCCTGGGGTACCTCCGGGCCACCGGGTTGAGGGGGAGGCCGTTGACCGACACCCTCTTCCCGCCGTACACGGGTCCGCAGCCGTCTATGGGCTCCCCGATGCCGTTGAAGGTCCTCCCCAGCACCTGTCTTGACAGGGGCATCTCCAGGGGTCGCTTGAGGAACCGGACCGACGTGGAGGAGGGGACCAGGTCCTGGGTGCCCTCGAAGACCTGTACCGTGATGGCCTTCTGGCTCACCAGCACCACCCGGCCGCGCCTGGTGGACCCGTCCGCCCCAGTCACCTCCACCAGCTCCCCGTAGCCAACCCCCGGCACCGGGTCCATGAAAATGAACGGGCCGGTTATCCGGTTCAGACCCTTGAATTCAGCGGTAGCCAAGGTCCGTCACCTCCCCGTGGAGGCGGCGGTCCGCTCCCGGGCCACCCGCTCGATGTGGGCGTCCAGCCGCCGTTTGTGATCGTCGAAGGCCCTTATGTCGTCGGCGGGCAGCTCCCGCAGGTGCGCCATGGCCTCCACCGACTCGTGCCCCTTGATGAGCGACAGGGGGACTCCCTTCTTTATGAGCCCCTCGCATCGGTCGTGGAAGTATATGATCCTGTCCAGGATGGCGAAGCCCTTTGAGGGTGGTGAGTAGGCGTCGGGCCCGAAGGCGCTCTGCTGGAGGTAGCCGTTCTTTATCAGGAAGGCGGTGAAGGCCACCAGCTTCTGCTCGTCGGGGAGCACGTCCTCTCCAACCAGCCTTATTATCTGCTGGATCTTGTTATCCTCCGCCAGGATCTGGCTGGCCCGGGTCCTCAGGTCCTTCCACCGGGGGTCCACCTGGGCGGCGAACCAGTCCTCCACTTCCCGGGCGTACTCGCTGTAGGAGTCCAGCCACGAGATGGCGGGGAAGTGCCTGGCGTTGGCCAGGGACTTGTCCAACCCCCAGAAGCACCGGATGTACCTCTTGGTGTGCCGGGTCACCGGCTCGGTGAAGTCCCCCCCGGGGGGTGACACCGCCCCTATGATGGTTACGCTCCCGGTCTCGCCCCCCAGGGTTATGACCCGCCCGGCCCGTTCGTAGAACTCCGCCAGGCGGCTCGGCAGGTAGGCGGGGAACCCCTCCTCGGCGGGGATCTCCTCCAGTCGGCCGGATATCTCCCTCAGCGCCTCCGCCCACCGGCTGGTGGAGTCCGCCATGAGGGCCACGTGGTAGCCCATGTCCCGGAAGTACTCCGCTATGGTTATGCCGGTGTATATGGAGGCCTCCCGGGCCGCCACCGGCATGTTGGACGTGTTGGCGATCAGGATGGTCCTCTCCATCAGGGGCCTACCGGATCTGGGGTCCTCCAGGACCGGGAACTCCTCCAGCACGTCGGTCATCTCGTTTCCCCGCTCGCCGCAGCCGATGTACACCACCACCTGGGCCTCGCTCCACTTGGCCAGCTGATGTTGGGTCACCGTCTTGCCGGTGCCGAAGCCGCCGGGGATAGCGGCGGTACCCCCCTTGGCGATGGGGAATAGGCCATCGATGACCCGCTGTCCGGTCACAAGGGGCTCGTTTGGAAGCAGCCGCTCCCGGTATGGCCTGGGCATCCTGACAGGCCAGCTCTGTGCCAGGTGGACGGGGGTCACCCTTCCGGACCCGTCCGCCACCTTCACCACCCAGTCACGGGTGCGCAGGCTGCCCGAGGGCTGGACCTCCACCACCTCCCCCTCAACGCCGGGGGGCACCATGATCCGGTGGACCATGAGGGGCGTCTCCTGCACCTCCGCCACC from Thermanaerovibrio acidaminovorans DSM 6589 includes:
- a CDS encoding zinc ribbon domain-containing protein, whose protein sequence is MLCSSCGYNNSSSARFCILCGSPLAAEGVKDPDPKVCPSCGELNEGHAMFCASCGADASTAPRRSAIAQEPEDLPIPEADDQGELPEDLGQEATLPEGPKADEPSAEEIDRILSGAPQVENFEDGDRLEAPDAAPELDQALTEASSAEAMEEMTPAQEGADASSGPEEVDPRQGSAAGVMDRIKGLLGGLRLPRPSMPNVRSLLPASPTTILIRIAALLALLALGVAIGAGAIFVLR
- a CDS encoding peptidase M18, with product MGEDRKDRRGYRSWDFLKGLGEDHLEGALGFMSRCKTEREAVRHLASALAQAGFGQDGQVTQRGTFVNLKGRAIGAYRPGRRPAREGVRIVASHGDSPRIDIKPKPLYEDKGLLMGDCHYYGGIKQYQWVNVPLELRGEVHLKDGTAVELDGSQFRLVIPDLAPHLDRNMDARKASETIKGEDLDVILGHRPGDSDVKGAVLGLLKDRYGFGEEDLVSADLALVPQGDAFLGGVDGSLLISYGLDDRICTYTSFEAFMGARDLEQGAVFLCLDREEIGSEGVGGAQGALIRLLLSYVLEAEGASGPFDLERALAASEAISADVTEAYNPMYKDAFDHNQLPVAGDGPAMMKFTGVKGKYDASESRGEFVARVRARLYGASVPWQVGSLGKVGTGGGGTVAKYLARYGMDVLDLGPAVISLHAPYEIMSAADVTATVAAYRAFYER
- a CDS encoding alpha/beta fold hydrolase; the encoded protein is MLILKDVQLHYEVHGSEGPPLLMIAGLASDVSSWQSVLPELSKRFRVILVDNRGVGRSKPEDPEISIGLMADDCAALIDHLGYGPVHVLGHSMGGMVAMDLAIRHPQKARSLVLAATGDRVSGRNAMLFSDLADRYDRGGDLSDFYRTILYWILSPPFFEDRGMVDEAVDYLLAYPYKQSPRSFRGQVEAITSFRGLDLGRIQCPTLVLAGERDLLFPLEEARDLARRLRGAQIRVLAGAAHSVHEERPAEFVAAVEGFIKGVDR
- a CDS encoding PIN domain-containing protein, which translates into the protein MNIRKYIYVDYENLPGVQLESIDDAKIFIFLGENQKKIPAETIKRIQPMGDRVEWITISGVGRNALDFHIAYYLARNHKDPSACHYIVSMDAGYDPLIRHVATFGQRVKRIISLEDIKERPALREDLVPKYGKVKEILRKQDKSRRPKSRKTLASSIETLFQGQVSKEDVELMVEHLFRERFMEEKNRRITYLD
- a CDS encoding LemA family protein, with product MVLLIALGVLGVLLLWFLGIYNRFVKLRNMVDEAWSGVDVQLKRRWDLVGNLVETVKGYAAHEREIFEEVARLRNQLTSASSVSERAQVENGLTQTLRTLFAVAEAYPQLRASENFTELQRTLGELENDIQLARRYYNGTVRDYNIMVDAFPSLLVARMMGYGKRDFFQLEDPAERSAPRVSFS
- a CDS encoding DUF2207 domain-containing protein, with the protein product MRRSFGAMILGLALAAVLGFGSMAVASEAILSFGSLVRISEKGELTVTETIVVRAEGNLIRRGIYRDFPTTYRDREGRTVRVPFKVERVFRDGKPEAWHTEGVSNGVRVYIGSKDVILPPGRYRYDVTYRTARQVGFFDRHDEIYWNVTGNGWALPIASAACRIYLPKGGHFTKLDAFTGPMGSTGRDAKFKIDDDGSALFWTTKPLGPYEGLTVAAAFPKGIVRNVPPKVLGLTARLWRALSYALGALAVGFLFITWYRVGRDPERGTVIPRFYPPEGLSPPMARALIRMGFDHKCLACAIVDAAVKGFVTIDRAGRNYLITLKAEDMRSLPRELAVVLANLFTMGTKEISLVQGEHQRLRNALTALKGLAEDQLEGTYYRSNTLPWLGGVLLSLLSVGAIMASALDVQEGLGLFMGLWLTGWTVGIMVLGMNVIGAWRGFRSYRSFRSFFKALFLTLFFLPFLAGELFGIYILQSVLGPVPTGQIILLGTLCGVFKGLMKAPTREGRRLMDELEGFKMFLAITEKDRLDRLNPPEMSLQTFESYLPYAMALDVENRWSERFSQMAQEAASRGEVSHAYVPLWYHGNLMDLGRDFGESLSSGLASSIASASTPPGSSSGFGGGGSSGGGGGGGGGGGW
- a CDS encoding LacI family DNA-binding transcriptional regulator, whose product is MKDVAALAGVDKGTVSRVLNGDPRISAATAERVWEAVRALNYRPDKVASGLSRGTSGLVALVLANASAWWVGPLLEGMARSLGLKGRGILVLGQGWFRSIPEELASRRVDGAVWMGPVEGEVEVSFPLVCWGLDVGPHSVGFSLDRLQGSILEAVGPFRYVGYGWSPFSQLEGAADPSASAAVVDLASGPFPPGQVLGGDVVLCGPPPGVRGRLWVPFSPMEVGTALGRTLLLASRASARPLRVRLEARLEAQG
- a CDS encoding V-type ATP synthase subunit B; protein product: MATAEFKGLNRITGPFIFMDPVPGVGYGELVEVTGADGSTRRGRVVLVSQKAITVQVFEGTQDLVPSSTSVRFLKRPLEMPLSRQVLGRTFNGIGEPIDGCGPVYGGKRVSVNGLPLNPVARRYPRNFIHTGISAIDTLTTLIRGQKLPIFSGNGLPHNRLAVQIATQSRIVGDESFAVCFAGIGIKHDDAAFFMRELSQRGRNANMVTFLNLADDPVIERIATPRMALTTAEYLAFELGMHVLVIITDMTNYCEALRELGVAAGEVPSRKGYPSYLYSDLASLYERAGVLKDRPGSVTQLPILTMPNDDITHPIPDLTGFITEGQIVLSRELNSKGIYPPIDVLTSLSRLMKDGIGKGYTREDHPNLASQLFASYSRVQDVRALASVVGEEELSPADKQSLTFGTAFEERFLRQGQEEDRDISESLDIGWEILKLLPRSELTRVTLTEINQRMK
- a CDS encoding V-type ATP synthase subunit A, translating into MGFVTMVNGPVIRGSSMGSFGMREMVHIGSLGLLGEVIRLEDDEALIQVYDDTQGLKVGEPIRGTGRSLSITLGPGLIGGFFDGIGRPLERLMESQGIYITPGAQVEQLDLDARWDVTVTARRGQMVSPGTVVAEVQETPLMVHRIMVPPGVEGEVVEVQPSGSLRTRDWVVKVADGSGRVTPVHLAQSWPVRMPRPYRERLLPNEPLVTGQRVIDGLFPIAKGGTAAIPGGFGTGKTVTQHQLAKWSEAQVVVYIGCGERGNEMTDVLEEFPVLEDPRSGRPLMERTILIANTSNMPVAAREASIYTGITIAEYFRDMGYHVALMADSTSRWAEALREISGRLEEIPAEEGFPAYLPSRLAEFYERAGRVITLGGETGSVTIIGAVSPPGGDFTEPVTRHTKRYIRCFWGLDKSLANARHFPAISWLDSYSEYAREVEDWFAAQVDPRWKDLRTRASQILAEDNKIQQIIRLVGEDVLPDEQKLVAFTAFLIKNGYLQQSAFGPDAYSPPSKGFAILDRIIYFHDRCEGLIKKGVPLSLIKGHESVEAMAHLRELPADDIRAFDDHKRRLDAHIERVARERTAASTGR